One Malaclemys terrapin pileata isolate rMalTer1 chromosome 9, rMalTer1.hap1, whole genome shotgun sequence DNA window includes the following coding sequences:
- the ERICH6 gene encoding glutamate-rich protein 6, with amino-acid sequence MEGAGSAGRERDGSAEPEPGEQPASRGTGKDAKENRKETSSSSYEGRSSSSEDRSSSEVESESSLQDGVTEQPAPGPGSKVLGGIRREISTSLDTLSRSPQDKSSAGKSDGTTEPRTETSLQKSTTKQPAPNTGTKGLPTILGGIRRETCSPSLHKLSRERKTSYNVDYSTQEKPLGISVSMQTETSWIYEHMYRKTIQRKTEELKKDSIHVATAAGNDIHAVLSQDLSSLGILCDMEFNEDFIRLFEESLRTLSHIGPPTILAYRPESSREGLEIQIEEESTATCEYCGSLLKLFPSYEDLDPTSEDYESFFCCEQNQDLYEYITTEKKNYENARNKSISVDPHAAHGSEVDRQQAREKEYQRQQERQIAKQFAFMAAEQASFVEYSKQLKTISYQLSREPPSPGGWTLMPYETVERLEKEEINYSITCCDFTIAGGKLVKRQFLEKYYKHGGKFLTIFPDGTAQLFYPSGNLAVIIVQKRRGYICIVQEDKPNNATIQAVFESSGKGTCYHPNGIVWININIQGGHYSDQAGNRVRMWTWPSNLMDSGPRISFKPIFISLNQYVGVRIVGQDKIAVSFLAMGQQAKFNVGTKVQVRQPGKLPPPKHVCEEDLLLFACKIKIQRLFDRLHGCLSFPSTEQWDKIKPPSYLATQALKLMYLCKNSDISDDVDCSIRAIINAPV; translated from the exons ATGGAGGGAGCCGGCAGTGCGGGGCGGGAGCGCGATGGGTCCGCCGAGCCCGAGCCCGGCGAGCAGCCAGCCTCGCGGGGAACAGGGAAGG ATGccaaggaaaatagaaaagaaacttCATCTTCATCCTACGAGGGACGAAGCAG CTCATCTGAAGACAGGAGTTCCTCAGAGGTGGAATCAGAGAGCAGCCTCCAGGATGGGGTCACAGAACAGCCAGCTCCAGGCCCAG GTTCCAAAGTACTAGGAGGAATTAGAAGAGAAATTTCCACATCATTAGACACTTTAAGCCG ATCGCCTCAAGACAAGAGTTCAGCAGGAAAATCTGATGGGACCACAGAACCCAGAACCGAGACCAGCCTCCAGAAGAGCACCACAAAGCAACCAGCTCCCAACACAG GTACAAAAGGCCTTCCTACAATCTTAGGTGGAATTAGAAGAGAAACTTGCTCTCCCTCATTACACAAATTAAGCAG GGAAAGAAAAACATCTTATAATGTTGATTACTCAACTCAAGAGAAACCTTTAGGAATTTCAGTGTCAATGCAGACGGAAACAAGCTGGATTTATGAACATATGTACAGAAAAACCA TTCAGAGAAAGACTGAAGAGCTCAAGAAAGACAGCATTCACGTCGCTACTGCTGCTGGAAATG ATATACATGCAGTGCTGTCACAAGACCTCAGCAGTTTAGGCATTTTGTGCGACATGGAG TTTAATGAAGACTTCATAAGGCTGTTTGAGGAATCTCTGCGCACACTGTCCCATATTGGGCCACCAACTATTCTAGCATATAGGCCAGAATCATCAAGAGAAGGCCTGGAGATACAG ATAGAAGAGGAATCTACTGCAACATGTGAGTACTGTGGCAGCTTGCTGAAATTATTTCCTTCCTATGAAGATCTTGACCCAACCTCTGAAGATTATGAATCA TTTTTCTGTTGTGAGCAAAATCAGGATCTCTATGAGTACATCACTACTGAAAAAAAGAATTATGAGAACGCTAGAAATAAGTCAATCTCCGTTGACCCTCATGCAGCCCACGGCAGTGAAGTGGACAGGCAGCAAGCAAGGGAGAAAGAATATCAAAG GCAACAGGAAAGACAAATAGCAAAACAGTTTGCATTCATGGCAGCAGAGCAGGCCAGCTTCGTTGAAT aTTCAAAGCAACTCAAAACCATTTCCTACCAGCTCTCCCGTGAGCCACCTTCCCCTGGAGGCTGGACTCTCATGCCTTATGAGACAGTTGAGAGACTAGAGAAAGAGGAAATTAACTATAGTATTACTTGCTGTGACTTTACCATTGCGGGTGGAAAG CTAGTGAAGCGACAGTTCTTGGAAAAATACTACAAACATGGAGGAAAGTTCCTTACCATATTTCCAGATGGTACAGCACAATTATT CTATCCATCTGGCAATCTGGCCGTTATCATTGTGCAAAAGAGGAGAGGTTATATTTGTATAGTACAGGAAGACAAGCCAAATAATGCAACaatccaagcagtgtttgagtccagTGGCAAAGGTACTTGCTATCATCCAAACGGAATTGTATG GATAAACATAAATATTCAGGGAGGACATTATTCAGACCAAGCAGGCAACAGGGTGAGAATGTGGACCTGGCCAAGTAATTTGATGGACTCTGGACCCCGCATTTCATTTAAACCCATCTTTATATCCTTGAACCAATATGTTGGTGTCAGGATAGTTGGACAAGACAAGATTGCGGTTTCTTTTCTTGCCATGGGCCAACAAGCCAAATTCAATGTGGGAACAAAAGTGCAG GTAAGGCAGCCTGGTAAACTTCCACCACCAAAACATGTATGCGAAGAAGACCTGCTGCTGTTTGCCTGCAAAATAAAGATTCAGCGTCTGTTTGATAGACTACATGGATGTTTAAGCTTCCCATCTACTGAGCAGTGGGACAAAATCAAACCCCCTTCCTACCTTGCAACACAGGCTTTAAAATTAATGTACCTTTGTAAGAATTCCGACATAAGTGATGA